One Rhodothermus bifroesti DNA window includes the following coding sequences:
- a CDS encoding lysylphosphatidylglycerol synthase transmembrane domain-containing protein — translation MSRLSTAYRAWLFRLGSFALAGILLYLALRGVALAQIWNELKTAQYGLLLPLVGLMVLTLVLRAWRWRLLLNALSDSKHPSSIRLGEAFAALMIGYMVNYAAPRLGELARAAVLRQRSGMRLSSTLGTVAGERLLDIATLLVALFSVGILLLERWGIVYRLFIAPVFSQWHLAVLLAIGLGLCFLILRYLWQQHREKRWVGRIKIFLEAFTQGLLTLNRTGRPAALLLSTLAMWICYIPMAYLPLIMLHLAGPYQLTLWDAWVLVVLGAVGVALPVPGGLGSYHYITVQTLVHVFGVPQGPAVTYAVLAHGAQMVIYTVIGFGCLLLQGTGWRAMVELEAFSKSTQSPSNTH, via the coding sequence ATGTCGCGCCTAAGTACTGCCTATCGTGCCTGGCTTTTTCGGTTAGGGAGCTTTGCCCTTGCTGGCATTTTGCTCTATCTGGCCCTTCGTGGTGTAGCTTTAGCGCAGATTTGGAATGAGCTCAAAACTGCCCAGTACGGTTTGCTGTTGCCCCTGGTGGGGCTCATGGTGCTGACGCTTGTTTTAAGAGCCTGGCGATGGCGTTTGCTGCTGAATGCTCTTTCGGACTCCAAGCATCCTTCAAGCATCCGCCTGGGGGAAGCCTTTGCCGCACTCATGATTGGCTATATGGTCAACTATGCTGCCCCTAGGCTGGGCGAACTGGCACGTGCGGCCGTCTTGCGCCAACGTAGCGGCATGCGCTTAAGTAGCACGCTAGGCACCGTGGCAGGAGAACGACTTTTAGACATTGCCACCTTACTTGTGGCGCTTTTTAGCGTTGGGATCCTCTTGCTAGAACGATGGGGCATTGTCTATCGGCTGTTTATTGCACCAGTCTTTAGCCAGTGGCACCTCGCGGTACTGCTTGCCATAGGCCTGGGGTTATGTTTCCTCATTTTGAGATACTTATGGCAGCAACACCGCGAAAAGCGTTGGGTAGGGCGAATAAAAATCTTCTTAGAGGCCTTTACTCAGGGCCTGCTAACACTCAACCGCACAGGTCGCCCAGCTGCCTTACTGCTAAGCACCTTAGCCATGTGGATATGCTATATCCCGATGGCCTATCTGCCGCTAATAATGCTGCATCTTGCCGGACCTTACCAGCTGACGCTTTGGGATGCCTGGGTGCTGGTTGTGTTGGGTGCTGTAGGCGTTGCCTTGCCTGTGCCTGGTGGACTGGGCTCCTATCATTACATCACCGTACAAACCTTGGTACACGTCTTTGGAGTGCCTCAAGGACCAGCAGTTACTTACGCCGTACTAGCACATGGTGCACAGATGGTGATTTACACCGTAATCGGTTTTGGTTGTTTATTGCTTCAAGGCACAGGGTGGCGGGCAATGGTTGAACTAGAAGCGTTTTCAAAATCCACCCAAAGCCCTTCCAATACGCACTGA
- a CDS encoding LolA family protein: MFRYNSFRYRHNRGLWVLFGLVLLYTLPLQAQSPARQVMERLRERYAQLKALQASFIQITQTPYANGGDTLKGTLLLSGDRYRIETPRQLLVTDGQTTWVYLPETRQVVMNRYVVDETAFSLHEFLVRYPERYNVEGGETVRYQGERHYRLRLRPRQRDAAVQEVTLWVRDRDLAITRLEVRDVNETHLTFMLTDIRFNPVVPNDAFTFHPPSGVEIVDLRE; encoded by the coding sequence ATGTTTCGCTACAACAGTTTCCGCTACAGGCATAACCGAGGCCTATGGGTCTTGTTTGGGTTGGTTCTGCTTTACACCCTTCCGCTTCAAGCACAGTCGCCTGCCCGGCAGGTGATGGAGCGCTTACGGGAGCGCTACGCGCAACTCAAAGCCCTGCAGGCTTCCTTTATTCAAATTACGCAAACTCCCTATGCCAACGGCGGCGATACGCTAAAAGGCACATTGTTGCTCTCAGGCGACCGTTACCGCATTGAAACGCCCCGCCAGCTTTTGGTTACCGATGGCCAGACCACCTGGGTTTACCTACCGGAAACCCGCCAGGTGGTGATGAACCGCTACGTAGTTGACGAAACTGCTTTCTCGCTGCACGAATTTCTTGTGCGTTACCCAGAGCGCTACAATGTTGAAGGAGGAGAGACGGTGCGTTACCAGGGCGAGCGGCATTACCGGCTGCGTTTACGACCTCGCCAGCGCGATGCAGCGGTGCAAGAAGTAACCCTATGGGTACGAGACCGAGACCTAGCCATAACGCGGCTGGAAGTGCGCGACGTGAACGAGACCCATCTAACGTTTATGCTAACCGACATTCGCTTTAACCCAGTCGTGCCTAATGACGCGTTCACGTTTCACCCTCCTTCAGGCGTTGAGATTGTAGATTTGCGAGAGTAA
- the thpR gene encoding RNA 2',3'-cyclic phosphodiesterase → MGSLRLFIALEVPEAHRHRLYTLRDPSWKARWATPEQFHLTLRFLGQVEEKVLPALEHTLADIRLPAFWLHIRGLVVFPSPTRPRVLAAAVDPAAPLRTLQAEIERRVVDLGFAPEPKPFHPHITLARLKQVAPTRVRLFLERYQNFSLEPFSVAHFTLFESHLHPQGARYVSLQQFPLQA, encoded by the coding sequence ATGGGTTCGTTGCGCTTATTCATTGCCTTAGAAGTGCCTGAAGCGCATCGGCACCGTCTTTATACCCTCCGGGATCCTTCCTGGAAAGCCCGTTGGGCTACTCCTGAACAATTTCACCTGACACTCCGTTTCTTGGGCCAGGTCGAAGAAAAAGTGTTGCCTGCCCTAGAGCACACGCTAGCGGACATTAGACTTCCGGCTTTTTGGCTTCATATTCGCGGTCTTGTGGTCTTTCCCTCACCCACGCGTCCCCGCGTGCTCGCAGCAGCGGTAGACCCTGCAGCGCCACTGCGCACCTTACAGGCAGAGATTGAGCGGCGCGTTGTGGACTTAGGGTTTGCGCCCGAGCCTAAGCCCTTTCACCCGCACATTACCCTCGCCCGGCTGAAACAGGTCGCGCCTACAAGGGTACGCCTGTTCCTTGAGCGCTACCAGAACTTCTCCCTCGAGCCGTTTAGCGTGGCCCATTTTACGCTTTTTGAAAGCCACTTGCATCCTCAAGGAGCTCGCTATGTTTCGCTACAACAGTTTCCGCTACAGGCATAA
- a CDS encoding putative molybdenum carrier protein, with protein sequence MLRIEKVVSGGQTGVDRAALDAARSAGVPVGGWCPKGRWAEDGVIPPHYPLQETPLPDPSQRTAWNVRDSEATLILHPGGPLRGGTAQTEREARQQGKPVLVLALDRPVEQLVSDIRQWLEAHRVRVLNVAGPRESQAPGIYQRAYEVLTALFHS encoded by the coding sequence ATGCTACGGATAGAAAAAGTTGTTTCTGGTGGACAGACCGGTGTCGATCGCGCAGCGCTCGACGCAGCACGCTCGGCTGGAGTTCCAGTAGGCGGTTGGTGTCCTAAAGGACGTTGGGCCGAAGATGGTGTGATTCCACCACACTATCCGCTTCAGGAAACGCCTTTGCCTGACCCTTCACAGCGCACAGCCTGGAACGTACGGGATAGCGAGGCCACGCTCATTTTACACCCTGGAGGGCCGCTGCGGGGCGGGACAGCCCAAACCGAACGCGAAGCCCGTCAACAGGGTAAGCCTGTGCTGGTGCTTGCGTTGGATCGCCCTGTAGAGCAATTGGTGTCGGACATCCGTCAATGGCTTGAAGCCCATCGCGTTCGCGTACTTAACGTGGCTGGCCCTCGCGAAAGCCAGGCCCCTGGCATTTACCAACGTGCCTATGAGGTGTTGACTGCCCTGTTTCATTCTTGA
- a CDS encoding ABC transporter permease: protein MLSPEIRRQVRLLQGAALLFGVLGLTIALWLADKAVRYPHILARQGSAEAPLWIPMLGFVLLCTTASVALFLRAAQRVARGEDLHRHRPHPDTLNQE, encoded by the coding sequence ATGCTTTCGCCTGAAATCCGCCGACAGGTACGTCTGCTACAAGGCGCCGCGTTATTGTTTGGTGTCCTGGGCTTGACCATAGCGCTCTGGCTGGCCGACAAGGCGGTGCGTTATCCCCACATCTTAGCCCGCCAAGGTAGTGCCGAGGCGCCATTGTGGATTCCTATGCTTGGCTTTGTGCTGCTATGCACCACGGCCAGTGTAGCGTTGTTTTTACGCGCTGCGCAACGCGTAGCCCGGGGTGAAGATCTGCATCGCCATCGGCCTCACCCTGACACCCTAAATCAAGAATGA
- the hisF gene encoding imidazole glycerol phosphate synthase subunit HisF, giving the protein MPLARRIIPCLDVDHGRVVKGVQFVDLVDAGDPVEQARFYDAAGADELVFLDITATHENRAILHEVVRRTADQVFIPLTVGGGLRTLEDLHAMLEAGADKVSINSAAIRNPELITAGAKAFGSQCIVVAIDARRVADHPPRWEVYTHGGRRPTGLDAVAWAQEAEARGAGELLVTSMDRDGTQDGYDLELLRAISNAVSIPVIASGGAGTLEHLRQAFIEGQADAVLAASIFHFRKYTIQEAKLYLHRAGIPVRLAETVDAFA; this is encoded by the coding sequence ATGCCGCTAGCACGCCGCATTATTCCTTGCCTGGACGTCGACCACGGCCGCGTGGTCAAAGGAGTGCAGTTTGTTGACCTGGTTGATGCCGGCGATCCCGTCGAGCAAGCCCGCTTTTACGATGCCGCCGGCGCCGACGAGCTCGTGTTTTTGGACATCACGGCCACCCACGAAAACCGGGCGATCCTGCACGAAGTGGTGCGTCGCACAGCTGACCAGGTGTTCATTCCGCTTACGGTGGGTGGTGGGCTGCGCACGCTCGAAGACCTGCACGCCATGCTCGAGGCAGGAGCCGATAAGGTATCGATCAACTCGGCCGCCATTCGTAATCCAGAACTGATCACAGCCGGCGCCAAGGCCTTTGGTAGCCAGTGCATTGTGGTAGCCATCGATGCCCGGCGTGTGGCCGACCATCCGCCCCGCTGGGAAGTCTACACGCACGGAGGACGCCGTCCTACAGGCCTGGATGCTGTCGCTTGGGCACAGGAAGCTGAAGCACGCGGTGCCGGAGAGCTGCTCGTTACCTCGATGGATCGGGATGGGACCCAGGACGGCTACGACCTGGAATTGCTTCGTGCTATCAGCAACGCCGTATCCATTCCGGTTATCGCTTCAGGAGGTGCTGGCACGCTGGAACACCTGCGCCAGGCTTTTATCGAAGGCCAAGCCGATGCTGTGCTGGCCGCTTCGATCTTTCACTTTCGCAAGTATACCATCCAAGAGGCCAAGCTTTACCTCCACCGGGCCGGCATTCCCGTACGTTTAGCCGAAACGGTCGATGCTTTCGCCTGA
- the hisA gene encoding 1-(5-phosphoribosyl)-5-[(5-phosphoribosylamino)methylideneamino]imidazole-4-carboxamide isomerase, with protein MLLVIPAIDLRGGRCVRLYQGSYERETVYFDDPVKMARLWRVQNARVLHVVDLDAARNQGHNREVIGAICQALDIPVQVGGGIRTLEDIEALLAQGVYRVVLGTAAVREPDLISEALARYGCSRIVVGIDARDGEVRIEGWTSGSGVDAIALALDMEQRGVRRFVYTDISRDGTLEGPNIEMYRALGRRLQKARITASGGVSGYRDLMRLQELEPYRVDSVIIGRALYENRFPCQQFWCWHHKDEVDLTRFSTAPLKRDVTLP; from the coding sequence ATGCTGCTGGTGATCCCTGCCATCGATCTGCGTGGAGGACGCTGCGTACGTCTGTACCAGGGATCCTATGAGCGGGAGACGGTCTACTTCGACGATCCGGTCAAGATGGCCCGGCTTTGGCGGGTGCAAAATGCTCGGGTACTGCACGTGGTCGACCTGGATGCTGCCCGCAACCAAGGCCATAACCGGGAGGTGATCGGCGCCATTTGCCAGGCACTGGACATTCCGGTGCAGGTGGGCGGGGGCATCCGAACGCTGGAAGACATTGAAGCGCTCTTAGCGCAAGGTGTCTACCGTGTTGTACTAGGTACGGCGGCGGTACGCGAGCCCGATCTCATTTCCGAAGCCTTGGCCCGCTATGGCTGTAGCCGCATTGTTGTGGGTATCGACGCCCGGGATGGGGAGGTGCGCATTGAAGGTTGGACATCGGGCAGCGGCGTTGATGCCATCGCCCTGGCCCTAGACATGGAGCAGCGTGGCGTGCGCCGCTTTGTCTACACCGATATCAGCCGCGATGGTACGCTCGAAGGCCCCAACATTGAAATGTACCGTGCATTAGGAAGGCGGCTCCAAAAAGCCCGCATCACCGCTTCTGGAGGCGTAAGCGGCTACCGCGACCTGATGCGCCTGCAGGAACTGGAACCCTATCGGGTTGACTCAGTCATTATCGGCCGCGCGCTTTATGAAAATCGCTTCCCCTGCCAGCAGTTCTGGTGCTGGCACCATAAAGATGAGGTCGACCTGACGCGCTTCTCCACGGCCCCGCTTAAACGAGATGTGACGCTGCCCTAA
- the hisH gene encoding imidazole glycerol phosphate synthase subunit HisH, protein MVTIIDYGIGNLRSLEKAFQAVGVEVLRTDDPERVRQATRLVLPGVGAFGACIAEIRRRGLEQAILEAVDRGTPLLGVCAGLQLLFEESEEHGRHRGLGLLPGRVIRFPETTPDGQRLKIPHMGWNTITRHQVGGLLDGIPEGAFFYFVHSYYAAATRPEDVLASSTYGIPFPAIVGRDRIFGVQFHPEKSQQYGLRILKNFADLLF, encoded by the coding sequence ATGGTCACCATTATTGACTACGGCATAGGCAACCTACGTTCGCTGGAGAAGGCATTCCAGGCCGTGGGCGTCGAGGTGCTCCGCACCGACGATCCAGAACGGGTGCGGCAGGCAACGCGGCTGGTGCTTCCAGGCGTTGGTGCCTTTGGTGCGTGCATAGCAGAGATTCGTCGCCGTGGACTAGAGCAGGCTATCTTGGAGGCAGTCGACCGCGGCACACCGCTCCTGGGGGTGTGTGCTGGGCTGCAGCTGCTTTTCGAGGAAAGCGAAGAGCACGGCCGCCACCGAGGGCTGGGCCTGCTACCGGGTCGGGTCATCCGCTTTCCCGAAACCACACCCGATGGCCAGCGCCTGAAAATCCCGCATATGGGCTGGAATACCATCACGCGCCACCAGGTTGGAGGGTTGCTTGATGGGATCCCAGAGGGGGCATTTTTTTATTTTGTGCATTCCTACTATGCTGCTGCTACCCGTCCAGAGGATGTGCTGGCCAGCAGCACCTATGGCATACCGTTTCCCGCAATTGTGGGACGCGATCGCATCTTCGGTGTGCAGTTTCACCCTGAAAAAAGCCAGCAATATGGTCTTCGCATCCTAAAGAATTTTGCGGATCTATTGTTCTAG
- the proC gene encoding pyrroline-5-carboxylate reductase, translated as MTAAALLTHQTIAIIGAGNIGRALIGGLLRGHELAPEQIRATRRNPSALEALQAEFPGIQTTTSNLQAVREATLIVLAVKPQNAREVIEEIRAQVLPEALILSVLAGLTTSSIERLFGRPLPVVRAMPNTPALVDEGATALAAGAHARAEHVELCRQIFEAVGKVETVPEYLMDAVTGLSGSGPAYVFMFIEALTDAGVKQGLPRPIAFRLAAQTVYGAAKLVLETGRHPAILRDEVTTPGGTAIAAVAELEAHGLRTMLINAVATATRRSQELSQLSNHD; from the coding sequence ATGACCGCTGCTGCCCTATTGACTCATCAAACCATTGCCATCATCGGAGCAGGAAATATTGGCCGGGCGCTCATTGGCGGATTGTTACGCGGCCATGAACTGGCCCCTGAGCAAATTCGTGCTACGCGCCGCAATCCCTCAGCGCTAGAGGCGCTGCAGGCTGAATTTCCTGGTATTCAGACGACCACAAGCAACCTGCAGGCTGTAAGGGAAGCTACCTTGATTGTGCTGGCTGTTAAGCCGCAAAACGCCCGCGAGGTGATTGAAGAAATCCGGGCGCAAGTGCTTCCCGAGGCTTTAATTCTTTCGGTACTTGCCGGTTTGACAACCAGCTCCATTGAGCGCTTGTTTGGCAGGCCGCTGCCTGTAGTCCGCGCTATGCCAAACACCCCTGCGCTGGTTGATGAAGGGGCTACAGCCTTGGCTGCCGGCGCGCATGCCCGAGCGGAGCATGTAGAGCTGTGCCGCCAAATTTTTGAAGCCGTTGGCAAAGTAGAGACTGTGCCCGAATACCTGATGGATGCCGTCACAGGTCTTTCGGGGAGTGGACCAGCTTACGTGTTTATGTTTATCGAGGCCCTAACAGATGCTGGTGTTAAGCAAGGCTTGCCACGTCCGATTGCCTTCCGCTTGGCTGCGCAGACCGTCTACGGAGCAGCAAAGTTGGTGCTGGAAACGGGGCGTCATCCGGCCATTTTGCGCGATGAAGTGACCACACCGGGAGGCACTGCTATTGCGGCCGTGGCCGAGCTAGAAGCCCATGGCCTGCGCACCATGCTTATCAACGCGGTAGCTACTGCTACCCGACGTTCCCAGGAACTGAGCCAGCTCAGCAACCACGACTGA
- the hisB gene encoding imidazoleglycerol-phosphate dehydratase HisB: MATIPTFTPRSASRHRTTGETDVEVVLTLDGTGRSDCKTGIGFLDHMLALWARHGSFDLVVHCQGDRHVDEHHSVEDVAITLGQAFTEALGDKAYIARYGMAYVPMDEALARAVVDLSGRFYLVFDAQFARPTVGDLPTELVRHFWYSFAEHARCNLHISVLYGENTHHQVEAIFKAVARALREAVARDARYGPVLSTKGVL; this comes from the coding sequence ATGGCTACAATCCCCACGTTTACCCCCCGATCAGCCTCCCGCCATCGCACTACAGGCGAGACGGATGTCGAGGTCGTCTTGACTTTAGATGGCACGGGCCGGTCTGACTGTAAGACGGGCATTGGGTTCCTGGATCACATGCTGGCGCTTTGGGCACGTCATGGTAGCTTTGACCTTGTGGTCCACTGCCAAGGCGACCGGCATGTTGATGAGCATCATTCGGTCGAAGACGTAGCCATCACCCTAGGTCAAGCCTTTACTGAAGCCCTGGGGGACAAGGCCTACATTGCTCGCTACGGTATGGCCTATGTGCCTATGGACGAGGCGCTAGCTCGGGCCGTCGTTGACCTTTCAGGGCGCTTTTACCTGGTCTTTGACGCCCAATTTGCGCGTCCTACCGTTGGGGATTTGCCCACTGAACTGGTGCGGCATTTTTGGTACTCGTTTGCGGAACACGCACGCTGCAACCTCCATATTAGCGTGCTTTACGGAGAAAACACCCATCATCAAGTAGAAGCCATCTTCAAAGCCGTAGCGCGGGCGTTGCGCGAAGCTGTAGCGCGCGACGCGCGCTATGGCCCAGTGCTTTCGACCAAAGGCGTGCTATGA
- the metG gene encoding methionine--tRNA ligase, protein MEATRFERILVTAALPYANGPIHIGHLAGAYLPADLYCRYQRLKGRDVLFICGSDELGVAILMRALEEGTTPQAIVDRYHPMIRESFARFGISFDYYGRTTSPVHFETSQDFFRRLDAQGFFKLKTEKQLYDPEAGLFLADRFVRGTCPVCGYEEAYGDQCERCGTSLSPTDLINPRSVLSKATPELRETTHWYLPLGDWQERLEAWIATHPEWKPNVLGQVRSWLQQGLRDRAVTRDIPWGVPVPEDVARRHGVSAEGKVLYVWFDAPIGYISATREWAQQQGDPEAWRRYWQDKRTRLIHFIGKDNIVFHCLMFPAMLMMHGAFVLPDNVPANEFLNLEGKKLSTSRGWAVWLHEYLETFPPDLLRYVLTTMLPETRDADFSWKEFQQRVNAELADILGNFVYRTLTFAQRFAEGKVPPLRNPRPVDAAVLAELASYPERIGTAYEQFRFREAVQETMNLARLGNKYFNDTEPWHTRKTDPQACANTIHISLQLCAALSILLEPVLPFAAARLRQMLRLEGVRASTPERTTGTLGWDDAARPLLAEGHVLGNPEILFSKIEDDIINQQIAHLEQRAKQTPSQTNATPYAPLKPEILYSDFDRLDLRVGIVQKAERVPKSQKLLRLEVDLGFEKRQILAGVAEQWAPEALEGRRVVVVANLQPRRLMGLESQGMLLMAEDREGRLVPVTAESEPGAVVR, encoded by the coding sequence ATGGAAGCAACGCGCTTTGAACGCATTCTGGTTACTGCAGCTTTGCCGTATGCCAATGGCCCAATTCACATTGGGCATCTTGCTGGGGCCTATTTGCCGGCAGATCTATACTGTCGCTACCAGCGTCTGAAAGGCCGGGATGTACTGTTTATCTGCGGTTCCGATGAGCTGGGCGTGGCCATTTTGATGCGCGCTCTTGAAGAAGGTACGACACCGCAAGCGATTGTGGACCGCTACCACCCGATGATTCGGGAGAGCTTTGCCCGCTTTGGGATCAGCTTTGATTACTACGGCCGCACCACTTCGCCGGTGCATTTTGAGACCAGCCAGGACTTCTTCCGTCGTTTGGATGCACAAGGCTTCTTTAAGCTGAAGACCGAAAAGCAGCTCTACGATCCCGAAGCCGGGCTGTTTTTGGCTGACCGCTTCGTGCGCGGCACGTGCCCGGTATGCGGCTATGAAGAGGCCTATGGAGACCAGTGTGAGCGCTGCGGTACTTCGCTGAGCCCCACCGATCTCATTAATCCACGCAGCGTGCTCTCTAAAGCGACTCCTGAACTGCGCGAAACCACCCATTGGTATTTGCCGCTGGGCGACTGGCAAGAACGCCTAGAAGCATGGATCGCGACGCACCCGGAATGGAAACCTAACGTGCTGGGACAAGTCCGCAGCTGGCTCCAACAAGGGCTGCGCGACCGCGCCGTCACGCGCGACATTCCTTGGGGCGTGCCTGTGCCGGAAGACGTAGCCCGTCGACATGGCGTGTCTGCCGAGGGCAAAGTGCTCTACGTGTGGTTCGATGCCCCCATAGGCTACATTTCTGCCACCCGCGAGTGGGCACAGCAGCAGGGCGATCCGGAAGCCTGGCGGCGCTACTGGCAGGATAAACGCACGCGCTTAATTCATTTCATTGGAAAAGACAACATTGTCTTTCACTGCCTGATGTTTCCTGCAATGCTCATGATGCATGGCGCGTTCGTGCTGCCCGACAACGTGCCCGCCAACGAGTTTCTCAACCTGGAGGGTAAAAAACTGTCTACCAGCCGTGGCTGGGCAGTCTGGCTGCACGAATATTTGGAAACATTCCCGCCCGATTTGCTGCGCTACGTCTTAACCACAATGCTGCCCGAGACGCGGGATGCGGACTTCAGCTGGAAAGAGTTTCAGCAGCGCGTCAATGCAGAACTGGCCGACATTTTGGGCAATTTCGTTTACCGCACGCTCACCTTTGCTCAGCGGTTTGCTGAGGGTAAAGTGCCTCCGCTACGCAACCCGCGGCCTGTCGATGCAGCCGTGCTCGCCGAACTGGCCTCCTATCCCGAACGAATCGGTACCGCCTACGAGCAGTTCCGTTTTCGTGAAGCCGTTCAGGAGACCATGAACTTGGCTCGGCTTGGCAATAAGTACTTTAACGACACCGAACCTTGGCATACGCGGAAAACCGACCCCCAAGCCTGTGCCAATACAATCCATATCTCGTTGCAGCTTTGCGCAGCCCTTAGCATTCTGCTCGAGCCGGTCTTGCCCTTTGCAGCAGCCCGCCTGCGTCAAATGTTGCGCCTAGAAGGCGTACGCGCTAGCACCCCCGAACGCACTACGGGCACACTTGGATGGGACGATGCCGCACGTCCTTTGCTCGCTGAAGGCCACGTTCTTGGCAATCCTGAAATTCTGTTTTCTAAGATCGAAGATGACATCATCAACCAGCAAATTGCCCACCTGGAGCAGCGAGCAAAACAAACCCCTTCCCAAACCAATGCAACCCCTTATGCGCCGCTGAAACCGGAAATCCTCTATAGCGATTTTGACCGGCTAGACCTAAGGGTTGGGATAGTGCAAAAAGCAGAGCGCGTACCTAAATCACAAAAGCTGCTTCGCTTAGAGGTTGACCTGGGGTTTGAAAAACGGCAAATTCTGGCTGGTGTGGCTGAACAGTGGGCACCAGAGGCCCTAGAAGGACGACGTGTGGTGGTGGTAGCCAACCTGCAGCCTCGACGGCTCATGGGACTTGAAAGCCAGGGGATGCTGCTTATGGCTGAGGATCGTGAAGGCCGTCTGGTGCCGGTTACAGCCGAAAGCGAACCCGGTGCTGTGGTGCGTTGA